Sequence from the Pontibacter pudoricolor genome:
GTTGGTATAATGTATTTTGTTGAGAATTAAATGTTGCTTCTTTTGTATGTAATCAGTTGCCGGGAAGCATGCTGCAGTGTTTGCCGGTACCTGATGCTTAATAATATTTGTTTGTTGTTTGTTTTTGCAAATAGCGCCACTTGTAGAACAGGTGGCGCTATTTTTTATAGTTACTGAATCATTCCTAAAAACTGATCTTCGGATAGTATCGTGATACCCAGCTTGTTTGCTTTCTCAAGTTTGGCAGGACCCATTTTATCGCCGGCTACCAGGTAGGTAAGCTTAGCCGAGATTGAGCTGACCACTTTACCACCATGGCTGATGATAAGCTGCTGCAGTTCGTCACGGCTTATCGTTTCAAAAACGCCTGAAATTACAAAGGTTTTGCCTTCCAGCTTATCGCTCTGCATTTCGGGTTTAACATTCTCTGATTTAAACTTAAGCCCCGCAGCCTGTAATCTTTCCAGCAATACGACATGATCCGGTTCTGCAAAATATTCTATAATAGAATTTGCAATACGGCCACCGATCTCGTTTACAGCAATCAATTCTTCGTAAGTCGCTCCTCTTAGCGAGGCTATATCCGGGAACTGATCTGCCAGTTTTTTAGCTACTGTACTACCCACAAACCGGATACCCAGCGCAAAAAGCACACGCTCAAAAGGAGTTTCCTTAGACCTGGCAAGGCTGTTTAGAATGTTGTTAGCCGATTTTTCGCCCATGCGTTCCAGGTTCACCAGGTGCTCAAACTGAATATCATACAGGTCGGCAACGTTGCGCACAAAACCAGCTCTGTATAGTTGTTCCAGGGTTCTTGGTCCCAGTTCGTCAACATTCATGGCTTTGCGGCTGATAAAATGTTCCAACTTGGCTAATATTTGTGGTTCGCAGCTTTTCTCGTTGGGGCAATAGAATTGTGCTTCGCCCTCAACACGCACCAGAGGCGTATGGCAGGCAGGGCACTCGGTCGGGTAAACTATAGGCTCACTGTCAGCAGGGCGTTTGGTTAGGTCTACGCCGGTAATTTTAGGGATGATCTCGCCGCCTTTCTCTACAAAAACGATGTCGCCCAGGCGCAGGTCCAGTCGCTGAATTTCGTTGGCATTATGTACCGATGCGCGCTTAACAACCGTGCCTGCCAGTAAAACAGGATCCAGCAAAGCCACAGGTGTTACAGCCCCTGTGCGGCCAACCTGGTATTGTATGCCCTGTAGTTTGGTAGCAGCGCTCATGGCCGGGTATTTATAAGCAATGGCCCAACGGGGGCTTTTAGCAGTAAAACCCAGTTCTTCCTGCAGTGCAAAACTGTTTACTTTTACCACCACGCCATCGGTAGCGATAGGAAGTTCGTGACGCTTCTGTTCCCATTCGTTAATGTATTCCAGCACCTTATCTATAGAGCTGCACTTGCGCCAGGTATCCGATACTTTAAAGCCCCATTTCTGTATAGCTTCCAGGCTTTCAGAATGCGTATCAAAAGGCATAGATGAGGTCTGGAAACTATAAGAAAAGCAACCCAGTTTGCGGCTGGCTACTATACCGGAGTCCTGCTGTTTTAAGGTGCCGGATGCTGCATTGCGCGGGTTAGCCAATAACTGCTCCCCATTTTCTTCGCGTTCCTGGTTTAGCTGTTCAAATACCTGCAACGGTAAAAACACCTCGCCACGTACCTCAAACAGATCCGGGAAGTCCTGGCCATGTGCCTGTAACGGAATGTCGCGTATAGTGCGCACGTTGTTTGTAATATCATCGCCACGGGTACCATCGCCGCGGGTTGCACCTTGTACTAAAATGCCGTTCTCGTAAGTTAAGCTGATGGCAACACCATCAAATTTTTGCTCACACACATATTCCACTTCATGCCCTATCGCTTTTTGCACGCGGTTATCGAACTCTCGCAGGTCTTCTTCGGAGTAAGTGTTGCTCAACGATAGCATCGGGTAACGGTGGAAAACGGTCTTAAAGCTTTTGGTTATAGTTCCGCCTACGCGCTGGGTTGGTGAGTTAAGCTGCCGCAGTTCCGGATGCTGGTCTTCCAGTTCCTGCAGGCGTTTCAGCATCATATCAAATTCAAAGTCTGGGACTTCTGAAATGCTGTTCTGGTAATATTGGTAATTGAGGTAGTTTATGCGTTCGGTCAGCTGCTTAACTTCAGTAGCTACGTCGTGAGGTGTTGCCATAGTTCGGGTTTTTACTTCACGTAAAAATATCTAAAAGCGCGGTAGGTAGCAAAGGGATTAGAGGTTGATTGTTAAAGTTTATTGTCCTGCTTTGTTGGCATTCTGCGTTGTATCAGGTTAATATTAATTGTCTTCGCATTTCTTTATTGTCAGTTTTCCAGTTGATGTGATTTAGGTTCTTTCGGTTACATTTCTTTGTATTTTCCCCGAGCTTCAGTCATGTAGCTTTATCGTTCTATAGTTTATCTTTTGTCATTTCGAACATTCTTGAGACGCGAGTGGAAGAGAGCCAGCGCAGCTGTGAGAAATCTTATGTGTCCTATAGTTTTTCTTTTGTCATTTCGAACAGCGTGAGAAATCTGGGTTCTATAGCTGCAGTTACAACCTAGCCTTTTCTTCTATAGTTTCTTCTAATCCTAGGAGCTCTACTTACCTATCGTTTCAATCTGGCTTTGGTGCCCTCACGGCCGGGAGGCCCCGTCTTGGGGGTAGGGGCCCTCGATAAGGGCATCGCGCTGCTGCTTTCTTGCTACCCTCGTACCTCGGGTTGCCTGACGGCACCGCAACAAAGCAAAGGCGCTCAACCCAAAGACTGTGATCAGTTCGATAGCTAACCTATTGTTTAAAGGAGATGTTGTTGTGCATTGCTTTATCGTGGTTATAGTTCCGTAGGGACAGGTCGCGACCTGTCCGATCTTGGTCTGTTACTATAGTACAGTAACTCAAACTATAGCAATTTCAGATTTCTCCTTATAGTCGAAATGACAGTAGGGCAAGCAGTAGCAGAAATTCCCCCTTGGAAAGGGGCAGGGGGATGACAAACGGAAACTATAAAAAGATATCCTCAACTATAGCAACATCAGAGATTCCCCTCTCGGGAGGGGTAGGGGTGGGTTAAAACAGCAACTATAAAACAATATCCAAAACTATAGCAAAGGCTGAAAAAGCTCCTTCCCCTGTTGTTAGGGGAAGGCTGGGAAGGGGTAAATCCACAACTATAAAACTATAACCTAAACTATAGCACATTAGCAAGGGAAGGGTAGGAAGAGCATAAACTGATCCTTTAACGCCAAGCACCGGAAACAAACCAGCCACCCGAAGGTGGCTGGTTTGTATTAAACTATTGGTCTATTTGATCTTTACCCCATCGGCAACAAAGCGGAGTTCTTCTTTAGGGGAATTGATTGCACGTATCTCGGCAGCAGATTTACCGGCATCTTCGGCATAGTGTCGTTGGTCGTCCACTGAAATTACTTCTCGTTTAGCGGTTCCTGTAAATACCACTGTTTTACCTTCCAGGTTCTCTACCGGCAAAAAGAAACCATAGTCCCGGAAAGTAACTTTCATGGTACTGTTATCGGCAAGTTTTACATCCATCCAGCAACCTTTGGACTGGCAACTCTCTACAATTACGCCGCTTACGGTAGCCTTTACCGAATCCTGATCGCTTATAGCATCCTCAAGTTGTGTAACTGAAAGCGTGTTTTGTTCTGTGAAATCTGATCCGTACACATTGGCTTCAGCTGTTGTAGCTGGTTTTTCAGTAACATCGTTTGTAGTCTGTTGCTGGCAGCTAAAAAGCAATGTACTTAACAGTAAAGCAGAAAGTAAGGTCTTGATCATGTGCGCTGTTGTGTTGTTGGGCTGTAAATATAGCAAACTACTATGTATATCCTACTCTCCTCATATTCAGTAACTCCGCAATTTTATAGCGCCGGCTTTCAGGTTAGTATTGATCTACCCAGCGGGCATTACTGATGTTAATGAGCAGGCGGCCTGTTAAAACGGGCAGGTACCGGACAGGGATACTGGCTTCAAAATTGGCAAGCATTATATCGAAATTAGTGCCGAAGCTAAGCCTGTTCCTGTCTGGTACAAAAACAATGGGTACACGGGTTTGGTTGGTTATACCCTGTAAGGTAATGTATGTGCGTTGGTTCAGTGGCTCGGCATAAGAGCGTTCGCTGTTGATGATTTCTTCCGGTACATCGATCTCAAAGGTAAGCTCCGGGAACTTGGCACCGTACAACACCTCGTAAGCCATAGTTGGTGGAATGGTGTCGCTGGTAGGTAATAACGAATTTATAAGAACACTACACTCCAGCTGGTCGGTAAGCCGGTTGTATCGCACCAGCAACGATGGAGATTTGAACTCATAACGGCCATTAGGGCTCTCTAACACTACTGTTATATAGTTATTGGCCGTATAGTTAATGCGGGTTTGTGCCCTTACCTCCACTATAGCGGAAACCATTATCACAAGCAGGCAAATTATTGAAAGGAGTAGATTTTTATAATGCATAATACCTCCGGGATTAAATTATTCTTTTTAACGGATGCCGGTCTGGTAAGGTAGGTACTGCAAACTATATTTTTCAGGCTGATCAAACCATAGCTTTATAGATCGATTAGGGACCGGCTTTTACAAAACTATATTTATCTCCTGGTATGCAAAACAAAGCTGTTTGCGTATAGGTATATAAACGTGAAGTGTAATATTGACCTTTTCTGCTGGTATACTGCCGGTTGTAGTATAATATAAATGGATTCAGATAAAAAAAATAAAGTAGGCTCCAGGCAACTCTCTGCTTTTAAGCAAATAGAGCGGATGCACCCCATCAGGATGCTGCTTTACCTGAGCATGGTCGGCATAGGAGTATTGTTCCTTATCTTGCTGATCGCTTTTATCCGGACCGGTGGATTTATGACGGAGGATGTACAGCTTCCTAAATTCTTCAGCGTTGGTACGATATTGCTGCTGCTGAGTAGTTATACAATGAGCCGCATACCCGGCATCTACAAAAAAGATAAACTCCATAAAATGACGCGTTACCTGGGTGGTACGCTGGTACTGAGCTTACTATTTGTGGGCGCCCAGCTACTGGGCTGGCGCGAAATGACTGCAGCGGGCATCACCTTCACCGGGAAAGCTTCTGGCACGTACCTTTATCTTATCTCGGCGCTACACATCCTGCATTTGGTAGGAGGGGTGATCTTTCTGTTTTTCCTGTTCCTTAAAACAGCTCATGTAGCTGCTGACAGTGTTAGGAGCCTGATCTTTATACGGGATCCGTATCGTCACTTACAATTATCGATGCTGGCAGGTTACTGGCATTTTCTTGATTTTATGTGGCTTGGGCTATACCTGGTTTTCCTGTTCATGTTCTAAAGTTAGCGTACAATGGTAACACTGCCTCGGTATTGCGTACTCCCAAAATCTATCAGGTAAAAGTAAACACCGTCATTAACATCTTTTCCATCCCATTTAAAGGTATCCTGGTTACTATAGTATACTTCTTTACCCCAGCGGTTAAACACTTTTATACTGGCAAACCGGGCATTGCAGAAATCGGATGGCATATCGGGTATCTCGAAAAAGTCGTTGAGTCCGTCGCCGTTTGGTGTAAATATATTGGCAGGTATAAAACTTTGCAGTTGCGGTACGCGCACTTTAAACTCCATTGTTAGTACAGGTTCCGGTGCCGGGTTACAGGTTTCCTCGTTCAGTATAAAGTTAACACGCAGGGTTCCCATTTCGGCCATCCGGCAGGTAGAGGTAAGGTTAAAAACACCCCGTGCTTCACCGTTGCCCTGCCTTGCACTAAATGTCATGCCCAGATCAGACAGATTAAAACCTTCCCCTACAGCGGTTAAGGTTAAAGGGTCCAGGTCTATATCGTCCCCGAAAAGGTTAGCCTCAAAAGACTGGTTTAAGTCAAGTTCGTAAAGTATAGGTGCTTTATCTGAGGTTAACGTTGGAGCATTATTAGGCGCTTTTATCCTGAATTCTATCGTGAGCTTTTGGTCCGGCGAGGCGGCGCAGGCATCTTCCTTAAGTGTAAAAGTTACGCGCCTTACCGACTGTTCCTCGTTGTTGCATTCAACAAGCCAGCTAAATTTTCCTTTAGCTGTTCCCTCACCGCCTGTGCTGTTAAATTGCATTCCTGCTGCATTCATATCAAAGCCTTCGCCAGCTGCACTTAACGTCAGGCCATCCAGGTCTATGTCATTGCCAAATACATCCATCTCAAAAGCCTGGCCACGATCTAAGATTATAATCCTTTCATTGGGTGTGGTGGCTATAGTTGGTACATTGTTCACTACCTGCATCCTGAAACTCACGCGCACTGTATCCTGGCGGGGCAGACTGCAGCCATCGTCCTGTACTACCAGGTCCAGTTGGTATATTTTGTTGGGTGTATCAAAGCAATCAGCAAAGCAAAGGGTGGCTTTTAAAGAGTCCTGTGTGCCACTTCGGTTTACAATACCCTGCAGCGTGCCCGACAATGTAAAGTTTGATGCTGTGAAATTTACAGGCACCGCTTTTATAGTTACAAACTCAGACAGATCCGGATCTGTAAAGTAGATATCGACACAACGGTTGCTGTTAGGTGTTAGCTCAAGGATCTCCGTTTCTTTATAAAAGTTCTTTTTGCCTCTGTCGCGGGCCACTATATTGGGTGTTTTGTTGGTTGGGCAATCCAGTACCAGCACCTGGAAGTCGCGACGCACTTCGCCTATCTTTATCTTGTTCCTGAATTCCTGCACCCTGATGCCGAAGACATACAAACCCGTACGGCTTGGGCGCATCGTCAGTCTGCCAGTTCTGTTATCGATGTTGATAGGAGGATTGCCATTTATCTGGGAAGCACCGCTAAACCCAGGGCCCCATTTAATTTCAGGATAGGGAGCAGTGCCTGGTTTTACATTTTCATATCCGCGTATACCATAATACGGCATGCCAGGTGTAGTGTACCCGTTGAGTGGTGTGATCATGTCATATGCCAGCGAGTCGCCGTCTTTATCTGAGCCACTGAAATCGAAATAGAAAAGTTCGTTTACACAGGCGTAGTCGCTGAGGGGCGGAAACAGGGTAGGGGATGAATTTCTGAAGGTGACACCTTTTTGAGAAACAGCCGGAAACTCCATATAAAAGGTTTGGGCAGCATCGTAAGGGGCTATAATATTGTCTATCGTTTGGTTGCGGCAGCACCGTTCCCAGGTTACGTAGTAACCGGGAGCGTGAGAGAATTTGGAAGGGTCAAGGTTGAGGGTTTCAGAGTACACAATCTTACTGGTGCGCAGTTCCCCTATGGTACATTCGATATTGGTATAAGGTACGGCTGTTCTGGACCTGAAAGGAAGGGTTCTGGCCATTATCCATTTGTTGGTGCCTTTCTCAAAAACATTAACAGTAATGGTTGGGTCCAGCGCGCCGGGGTCACCGTTTATATCGTCAAAATATAGGTTAAGGGTTAGCAGGTAGGAGTTCCCGCTCAGGTGGCCCAGGGCAAATTCGCCGCCAACTATATGGGTAGCCTTTGAGGAAACCGAGCAGAGCAATACAACAAGTAATAAGAGTAAACAATGCTTCATGCAACAGTAATTTATACGCCCTTAAAACCTGTATAAGTATACAAACAATCTAAAACTTATGCAAAACTATAGCAGGAACTTACCAAAAGTACGGTAGGTAGGATTAATTACGGCTTTGAAGCTTTTCTGTTGGCTGCATGACGCAGTCAAGAAGCTCAACAAAAGGAAGGGGCTCGCTAAAAAAGGGATCAGTAATCTTATTTGCAATAAGCCTTATAAAACCGGGATGGTTGTTAACTAGGGTCAGCTCAATTAAAATGTTACCGTATAGTTGGTTGCAGAGGCTGCTGTCCGGCACATCTTTTGGCAAAGGAGTAAGGTAATAGGCCTCCGTTTTCTGAGTGTAGCGCTCGTGATCTATTTTGCGTTTGTCGGCACTTTTTAACTGGTACCCCAGCAACAGGGCCTGGTCTTTCAGATGATCGAATAAGTAGGAGAAAGCTTGTGGGGAAATGGCAGGGTCGTAGAAAAAAATAACACCCTGGCGGTTCTCTTCCAAAACCAGTTGAACCCGGTACTTACAGTGCATCCCGGCTTTTTTATAGTGGTAGGCCTTATGGAATGCAGTTGTAAGTTCTTTACAGTCAGTACTGTTTACCCATGCATTAAACCTCGCACTATAACGTTCAGAACGTTCCAGTTTATGGCATTGTGGCTTATTGTAAAACAGCCCCAACAATCGTTTCAAAAATCCGTTTAACGACATTTAGTAATTTAAAGCAAAAACATCCGTTACCCTGAATAGTTTAGTATCTTACACGCTCCGGGTATTATTTGCAGTTAATAAGTTTATCACTCAGAATTTGATGTTTCAATTGCTATTCCCTCTAAGCGCTCAGGTATAATAACCTGTAAGCGGGGTATGGTTTAAACTTATACTTAGAAGAAAATGGTTGCACAAGAATTAGAACTAAAAAAGCGGCTGTTGCAGGAATGCACCAAAATACTGAATACTCAGATTAAAGCTGCGAAAGACGCAATGGACGATGCCCAGGAAAGCGCCAACGAACACCAGGGTGCTATAGAAGATAAATTTGAATCGTTCAGGGAGGCCTGCCAGATACAGCGCGACATGTATGCCCGGCAACTGGATGAACTGATAACGACCATGAGCGTGCTGAAGCGGATTAATGCTACCAAAGAGAATAAGGATGTAGCTTTTGGAGCCGTTGTGCACACCAACCTGCAGAATTACTTTATTGGCGTTAGTCTTGGGCAGATAGAAGTGGAAGGAGAAACGTTCTTTGCAATTTCAGGTATGTCGCCGGTATTTAAGGCGATGGCTGGCAAAACTGCCGGAGAAACGTTTGAGTTCCGTGATCAGAAATATAAAATAGAACACGTTATTTAATTTAAACTATAACCTTATAAGCCCGAAACCAGTAAATAGGCTGGTAAAGGGTTAAAAAGAAAGGCCGGCATTGCGCCGGCCTTTCTTTTTTCAACTATAGTTGGTTTTATTTTACTCTTGTCCAGTTCTGGGTTCTTCCGATTAGCGATATACCGATGTACCCTTTTACTTCCATCTTATCCTTGCTGGTCATTTTCATGTAGCAAGAGTATGTTTTGCCGCTTTCCGGATCATAAATTGTCCCATCATCCCACTTGTTGCTGCCATCATATTCAAAGCCTTTCATAAACTCAAGGCCTAATAACGGACGGTTCTGTAGTTTTTTTTCAGGGTTGTTTTCGTCTACTTTTGGTTTGCCGTTTCGCAAAGGCTCTTTCAGAGTTACGAGTTTACCGCAAAGTTTATCGCCGCATTTATAGATTTCGAAGCGGGCTTTCCCTTCTTCATTCGTCCAGATACCAATAGGGGATAAGGACTGGGCCCATGCAAAGGTGCTGAACAGCATAAGAGCCATAAGAGCAAGCAGATGTTTTTTCATGATCGGTTAGTTGTTTGATTTAAGCAACGAAAAATAGTGAAAATAATTCATTTAATATAGTATGTTGGAGTTGCCCGATCACTTTTATCTTATCGGAATAAAGCACAGGCGCCCCTTGTAACAGACTATTGCAAATATGGGTCCTTAATTTCAGAACTGATGCGGTTAACCGGAAGAGTACTATTGTTTAGTAGGATGATAATCAGTGTGTTAAATTAAAAACCTGCTTTCCATAGTTTCTGGGCGGGTTTTTAAACTATAGGTACCTGTTCTGCGGCCTGCAGATTTAAAAAAAATATGCACAACCCTTGTGAACTTAATGGCGTTAATTTACCTTTAGTAATAAGTTAAAGTAGCGAGTGCTACGCGCTCTGGTCTAACAGCCTTATTTTTGGTCGAAGGCTCAGGGTTTATGTTGGACTATAGAGAAAGGAGGTACAAATGTCTAATCCCAAACAAGTTTTAACGAGCCTAAGTAATTGTATTCACGTAATCTGTGAGTCGGCTTCGTAAACGGGATTTATGCTGTTTGCACAGCTTGATTTTACTGGAGGTCTTCGGATGGTAACCTGAACAACAGGAAGCCGCTTGTTAAGATTTTTTAGGATTCTGAAACACCTGGTGTAACTTGACGGGCTACATCAGGTGTTTCGCTTTTATAGCTACCTATAGTTACAGGTCGTCTTTATAAATAGAGTTGTTGCGCAACCTGCGTTCTTTTATAAAAGTGCCAATAAAAACACCTGCCGCCACCAGGCAGCTTATCCCCATCACAAACAGCAGGATGTGTCTGGTATCCCATTCCTCACCTGCGGCATTTAAACGCATGATTACAACTATAGCGGCCAGCAAGGTTATGGCTGTAACTGTGTGCGTCACAAACTGGTTATGTTTGCGCAAATGGTACGTACAGGCCAGCAGCATAATACCCAGGCCCGGAGCTACCAGGGCGAGCACCGGCTTACCGGGGTGTATAAAGTAAACTATCAGGCCGGCAACTATAAGTACAACTGCATTTATCGAGTTTATAACGTAAGGATGCCACATAAAAAAGGGTCTTTCTGGTACATAACATTGTACGAGAAAAACCCTGTATGTTGTGATAAATGTATGCTTATAATACGCGGCGTACTTCCAGGAAACGGATATCGTAGCGCGTGCCCTGCACTTTACTGATCTTTACACCACCATTAGAAGACGAGTGTACAAAAGAAATCGTGTCGCCGGGCTCAGAAATAACAATGCCTACATGGCCGGGCGTTCTTACATTTTCGTTGGTACCGGTAAATATTACCAAGTCGCCGGGAGCAGCATCTTCCTTAGCTACAGCTACCCCTTCTTTTGCCTGCAAAGCCGATGAATGAGGAACATCGATATTATAGTTATCAAAAACGTGTGTTATAAAACCTGAACAATCAAAACCGGAAGGAGAAATGCCGGCAAACTCGTACGGAGACCCGAGCAGTGTCATGGCATAAGCTATAATCTCCTGCGATTCCGCAGTGCTATAGTTACCTCCTGAACGGGTTGTTCGCTGCATGCTTACCCACTTATCCTCCGTTTTTGCAGGGGCCTCATGCTTTTCATTAACCTGAACTATAGTTGCTTTCTCTGCAGGAGTTTCATTGGTAAGGTTATAACCAAACAATAACATAATCAGCAGTAACACTACCGGGGTAATCATTATAATTGAATTCTTTTTCATAGTCAGCGGGTTATGTTTCTGTAAAGCTTTCTAATACCATGCCAAAAGCTATAT
This genomic interval carries:
- a CDS encoding cytochrome c oxidase subunit 3; protein product: MDSDKKNKVGSRQLSAFKQIERMHPIRMLLYLSMVGIGVLFLILLIAFIRTGGFMTEDVQLPKFFSVGTILLLLSSYTMSRIPGIYKKDKLHKMTRYLGGTLVLSLLFVGAQLLGWREMTAAGITFTGKASGTYLYLISALHILHLVGGVIFLFFLFLKTAHVAADSVRSLIFIRDPYRHLQLSMLAGYWHFLDFMWLGLYLVFLFMF
- a CDS encoding C40 family peptidase, whose protein sequence is MKKNSIIMITPVVLLLIMLLFGYNLTNETPAEKATIVQVNEKHEAPAKTEDKWVSMQRTTRSGGNYSTAESQEIIAYAMTLLGSPYEFAGISPSGFDCSGFITHVFDNYNIDVPHSSALQAKEGVAVAKEDAAPGDLVIFTGTNENVRTPGHVGIVISEPGDTISFVHSSSNGGVKISKVQGTRYDIRFLEVRRVL
- a CDS encoding DUF2147 domain-containing protein, which gives rise to MKKHLLALMALMLFSTFAWAQSLSPIGIWTNEEGKARFEIYKCGDKLCGKLVTLKEPLRNGKPKVDENNPEKKLQNRPLLGLEFMKGFEYDGSNKWDDGTIYDPESGKTYSCYMKMTSKDKMEVKGYIGISLIGRTQNWTRVK
- a CDS encoding DUF4920 domain-containing protein encodes the protein MIKTLLSALLLSTLLFSCQQQTTNDVTEKPATTAEANVYGSDFTEQNTLSVTQLEDAISDQDSVKATVSGVIVESCQSKGCWMDVKLADNSTMKVTFRDYGFFLPVENLEGKTVVFTGTAKREVISVDDQRHYAEDAGKSAAEIRAINSPKEELRFVADGVKIK
- the ligA gene encoding NAD-dependent DNA ligase LigA codes for the protein MATPHDVATEVKQLTERINYLNYQYYQNSISEVPDFEFDMMLKRLQELEDQHPELRQLNSPTQRVGGTITKSFKTVFHRYPMLSLSNTYSEEDLREFDNRVQKAIGHEVEYVCEQKFDGVAISLTYENGILVQGATRGDGTRGDDITNNVRTIRDIPLQAHGQDFPDLFEVRGEVFLPLQVFEQLNQEREENGEQLLANPRNAASGTLKQQDSGIVASRKLGCFSYSFQTSSMPFDTHSESLEAIQKWGFKVSDTWRKCSSIDKVLEYINEWEQKRHELPIATDGVVVKVNSFALQEELGFTAKSPRWAIAYKYPAMSAATKLQGIQYQVGRTGAVTPVALLDPVLLAGTVVKRASVHNANEIQRLDLRLGDIVFVEKGGEIIPKITGVDLTKRPADSEPIVYPTECPACHTPLVRVEGEAQFYCPNEKSCEPQILAKLEHFISRKAMNVDELGPRTLEQLYRAGFVRNVADLYDIQFEHLVNLERMGEKSANNILNSLARSKETPFERVLFALGIRFVGSTVAKKLADQFPDIASLRGATYEELIAVNEIGGRIANSIIEYFAEPDHVVLLERLQAAGLKFKSENVKPEMQSDKLEGKTFVISGVFETISRDELQQLIISHGGKVVSSISAKLTYLVAGDKMGPAKLEKANKLGITILSEDQFLGMIQ
- a CDS encoding gliding motility-associated C-terminal domain-containing protein: MKHCLLLLLVVLLCSVSSKATHIVGGEFALGHLSGNSYLLTLNLYFDDINGDPGALDPTITVNVFEKGTNKWIMARTLPFRSRTAVPYTNIECTIGELRTSKIVYSETLNLDPSKFSHAPGYYVTWERCCRNQTIDNIIAPYDAAQTFYMEFPAVSQKGVTFRNSSPTLFPPLSDYACVNELFYFDFSGSDKDGDSLAYDMITPLNGYTTPGMPYYGIRGYENVKPGTAPYPEIKWGPGFSGASQINGNPPINIDNRTGRLTMRPSRTGLYVFGIRVQEFRNKIKIGEVRRDFQVLVLDCPTNKTPNIVARDRGKKNFYKETEILELTPNSNRCVDIYFTDPDLSEFVTIKAVPVNFTASNFTLSGTLQGIVNRSGTQDSLKATLCFADCFDTPNKIYQLDLVVQDDGCSLPRQDTVRVSFRMQVVNNVPTIATTPNERIIILDRGQAFEMDVFGNDIDLDGLTLSAAGEGFDMNAAGMQFNSTGGEGTAKGKFSWLVECNNEEQSVRRVTFTLKEDACAASPDQKLTIEFRIKAPNNAPTLTSDKAPILYELDLNQSFEANLFGDDIDLDPLTLTAVGEGFNLSDLGMTFSARQGNGEARGVFNLTSTCRMAEMGTLRVNFILNEETCNPAPEPVLTMEFKVRVPQLQSFIPANIFTPNGDGLNDFFEIPDMPSDFCNARFASIKVFNRWGKEVYYSNQDTFKWDGKDVNDGVYFYLIDFGSTQYRGSVTIVR